One Leucobacter muris DNA segment encodes these proteins:
- the atpD gene encoding F0F1 ATP synthase subunit beta translates to MTETAAVATEAATKVVGRIARVTGPVVDIEFPHDAIPGVYNALETTVDMGEGAEPFKLVLEVAQHLGDNLVRAIALKPTDGLVRGQEVVDTGDSITVPVGDVTKGKVFDVAGNVLNLPEGETIEVSERWSIHRTPPAFDQLESKTQLFETGIKSIDLLTPYVQGGKIGLFGGAGVGKTVLIQEMIQRVAQDHGGVSVFAGVGERTREGNDLIHEMDEAGVFDKTALVFGQMDEPPGTRLRVALSALTMAEYFRDVQKQDVLLFIDNIFRFTQAGSEVSTLLGRMPSAVGYQPNLADEMGVLQERITSTRGHSITSLQAIYVPADDYTDPAPATTFAHLDATTELSREIASKGLYPAIDPLTSTSRIMDPRYLGEDHYRVATTVKQILQKNKELQEIIAILGVDELSEEDKITVARARRIQQFLSQNTYMAKKFTGVEGSTVPLAETIESFDAICKGEFDHVAEQAFFNVGGISDVEENWAKMQKDLA, encoded by the coding sequence ATGACCGAAACCGCCGCAGTGGCGACTGAGGCCGCAACGAAGGTTGTCGGGCGGATCGCTCGAGTGACCGGCCCCGTCGTCGACATCGAGTTCCCGCACGACGCGATCCCCGGCGTCTACAATGCTCTCGAGACCACCGTCGACATGGGCGAGGGCGCCGAGCCCTTCAAGCTCGTGCTCGAGGTCGCGCAGCACCTCGGCGACAACCTCGTCCGCGCCATCGCACTGAAGCCCACCGACGGCCTCGTGCGCGGCCAGGAGGTCGTCGACACCGGTGACTCGATCACCGTCCCCGTTGGCGACGTCACCAAGGGCAAGGTGTTCGACGTCGCGGGCAACGTGCTCAACCTCCCCGAGGGCGAGACCATCGAGGTGAGCGAGCGCTGGAGCATCCACCGCACCCCCCCGGCCTTCGACCAGCTCGAGTCGAAGACCCAGCTCTTCGAGACCGGCATCAAGTCGATCGACCTCCTCACCCCCTACGTGCAGGGCGGCAAGATCGGCCTGTTCGGCGGCGCCGGCGTGGGCAAGACCGTTCTGATCCAGGAGATGATCCAGCGCGTGGCCCAGGACCACGGCGGCGTCTCGGTGTTCGCCGGCGTCGGCGAGCGTACCCGTGAGGGCAACGACCTCATCCACGAGATGGACGAGGCCGGCGTCTTCGACAAGACCGCTCTCGTGTTCGGCCAGATGGACGAGCCCCCGGGGACCCGTCTGCGCGTCGCCCTGTCGGCCCTGACCATGGCGGAGTACTTCCGCGATGTGCAGAAGCAGGACGTGCTGCTCTTCATCGACAACATCTTCCGCTTCACGCAGGCGGGCTCCGAGGTGTCGACGCTGCTCGGCCGCATGCCCTCCGCAGTGGGCTACCAGCCGAACCTCGCCGACGAGATGGGTGTGCTCCAGGAGCGCATCACCTCGACCCGCGGTCACTCGATCACCTCGCTGCAGGCCATCTACGTGCCCGCCGACGACTACACCGACCCGGCCCCGGCGACCACCTTCGCGCACCTCGACGCGACCACCGAGCTCTCGCGCGAGATCGCATCGAAGGGTCTCTACCCCGCGATCGATCCGCTGACCTCGACCAGCCGCATCATGGATCCCCGTTACTTGGGCGAGGACCACTACCGCGTGGCGACCACCGTCAAGCAGATCCTGCAGAAGAACAAGGAGCTGCAGGAGATCATCGCGATCCTCGGCGTCGACGAGCTCTCCGAAGAGGACAAGATCACCGTCGCCCGCGCGCGCCGCATCCAGCAGTTCCTCTCGCAGAACACCTACATGGCGAAGAAGTTCACCGGTGTCGAGGGCTCCACGGTTCCCCTCGCGGAGACCATCGAGTCGTTCGATGCGATCTGCAAGGGCGAGTTCGACCACGTCGCAGAGCAGGCCTTCTTCAACGTCGGCGGCATCTCGGACGTTGAGGAGAACTGGGCCAAGATGCAGAAGGATCTGGCCTAA